From one Malus sylvestris chromosome 1, drMalSylv7.2, whole genome shotgun sequence genomic stretch:
- the LOC126614787 gene encoding gibberellin 2-beta-dioxygenase 2-like, producing the protein MAIGIPTIDLSNYNRSKLSEQIVEACEEYGFFKKFNHGIPKEVIEKMETQGSDFFAKPTMEKQRAGPACLFGYGCKGDTGELEYLLLQTNRQSIPGPSSSSAPLTAAPKATEKNVSKVSFPLQKRMSPKHQKSSLFSFTDSPKSLFLYRKEKEGVRMDGHNQVVKENQVGLQEKHTLQSWVDRE; encoded by the coding sequence ATGGCAATAGGAATTCCCACAATCGATCTATCAAATTACAATAGGTCAAAGCTATCAGAACAAATTGTTGAAGCCTGTGAAGAATATGGTTTCTTTAAAAAGTTCAACCATGGTATCCCAAAAGAGGTCATTGAGAAAATGGAAACACAAGGGTCTGATTTTTTTGCCAAGCCAACAATGGAGAAGCAACGAGCTGGCCCAGCTTGTCTTTTTGGCTATGGCTGCAAAGGCGACACTGGAGAGCTTGAGTACCTTCTTCTTCAAACCAATCGTCAGTCCATTCCTGGCCCGTCATCTTCCTCCGCGCCATTAACTGCAGCGCCAAAAGCAACAGAAAAGAATGTCTCCAAAGTCTCTTTTCCTTTACAGAAAAGAATGTCTCCAAAGCACCAGAAaagctctctcttttctttcacaGATTCCCCAAAGTCTCTTTTCCtttacagaaaagaaaaagagggagTGAGAATGGATGGGCATAACCAGGTTGTCAAAGAAAATCAAGTGGGTTTGCAAGAAAAACATACCTTACAAAGCTGGGTGGACAGAGAATGA